The following are from one region of the Aspergillus luchuensis IFO 4308 DNA, chromosome 4, nearly complete sequence genome:
- a CDS encoding nuclear pore complex Nup192/Nup205 family protein (BUSCO:EOG092604ML;~COG:O;~EggNog:ENOG410PG1D;~InterPro:IPR021827;~PFAM:PF11894;~go_component: GO:0005643 - nuclear pore [Evidence IEA]), with amino-acid sequence MEERDAATGLRGLYQDLSALSASSFVNIERLRVELEAHIDDFKKLLDKPPKNNTSRQAVLSGKITVDDLEYSINEEFQQGALMLADALNLDELQAAMLFMAAQEDAHILDRPPVIAAIMRFHERRQFLLDSLRLIFQESFEVEREMTQVLMQEMLAFVVEIKDGPLRNASLYTRKCMKSMEDIENWLVLLNEQTQKASIVGQSAEYDIVEALEYQRSSLHQQHESLGAVLCYLFKGPYTSSEDLRLLLNHLRKLERFDGLLIHYLPCIIASFVQHGSPESSSSYRDARSLHTAITSSKDVQPWKIPTFHSAVIALWLAVYSGWDFDGPASPLQGVDLEKDSEERTKMFMTALDDGGLELILAVCYGVNDEEWADPARSELVTLLLKESASATLETDSCSDFLKVLLMENFEAFAEACIANMPDAVRMLKTEEDSQRLDHLTALRDGLTSSLHHGPVEARTHLESFLMIMAFAFEHRPDSAQEFWADPDGNLYGFLQWASKRQTVPRVSAFCELLCSISVGEDNATAAHRFLSEEDKFMSAKFKRSTSMNWSQMFAELQLYATRVTEKPSTSQAILRSRKLDPADMSEPESPVMLTCYLRLLEHLSKQSATIRDWLLHHPTFNVVGTLLTLCSGPIPTHLRANVFAALAALMTDRTSHNGNEMWLAIDQWISGGSMSASNLGKVPVVSNPLVWHEQQAFQRIGESFDQANAFVRLIYSLITPALDSVDFHLSLPFPESLGSSYRMPGIEPYIDFVMGQALSRKIPDLNERQTRFLTYNCLDFIVTCLQSFNESLVSVLSQPTISTDSVIKQSTFVTYIRLHPFARVTEWLFNEDVIKSIFATAHQDVNEVAKASSDSVLVQSLVRSLEVMDMMIDLQSTYFNIVRPAIKAQTGTSRTNVANSALSAFEDSILNNLSIIPALCLYCSTGHQQLTVTSMALLEKLSSSRKLNKITSPELSKWRSPNKIVEVLSAEVDLNSVSRPLVSQMQPESREIESGPQSPGYIIRESLLALLNSCLGTINDRPTIAHLLLGFTSIGNILDIAPDSLFADKMSLLHAVIGFLQNYPDELDGNILPWLVHVKRMAFGVLKHLWSSKLSSYFTLAEMRGSRFLLSMFASQPIIGPNTPWDGFLIGTPEFWLSESTAALAEFLLYRSYLFDYAATEIRSATKLGSPTLQAEIISTLFGNSVSETGETIVNPSIFDMFDFADLDTQHQLQPPALNFLDGLEFDLCARPETDSSPIVYNLDEIVELVQVRKEELSLSGHLRPQDEELFQAESESLILFVRSTNQASQIAFNRYLALRSWTQLITTMLTSSEIEGGRRATFILHSLQLILPKLEIAIEEDLPEGLELARLAETLVSRLESPKPGSGIPRRSGDVLDEKLHQLFQVCVRGVTLANGNVSIRETFYNTCAHYVAGIISTEPVHQSMRLQSQQVIKAAGHALIEAVCDDAYAGQETCRVSALLLLNLLAALDRQADGLLADSISQSNYLSLFLDSIRLLPIELRNAQASDTPLLLSYYQSLLSLLQELCQTKNGATYVLKTGLFQAVRDSQLFAADPDLGIDIDNPDALRKYYDLLDSVLRVVVAAVFSRGLHNEQMLEQTRIFLAENRQSMVGIFKRFAKLGGAGAADHHDALRKLTKSYLALITATDFLEFEDQEVKEQTGMKFFT; translated from the exons atggaggaaagagatgCTGCAACAGGCCTTCGTGGCCTGTACCAGGATCTCTCTGCTCTTTCAGCTTCGTCCTTTGTGAACATCGAGCGTCTTCGAGTCGAGCTGGAGGCTCACATCGATGATTTCAAGAAGCTCCTCGACAAACCTCCAAAGAACAACACAAGTCGCCAGGCGGTCCTCTCCG GTAAAATTACCGTCGACGACCTCGAGTACTCAATCAATGAGGAATTTCAACAAGGAGCATTAATGCTGGCAGATGCACTGAATCTCGATGAATTGCAAGCGGCAATGCTTTTTATGGCGGCGCAGGAGGATGCTCATATCTTGGATCGGCCTCCCGTCATCGCTGCGATCATGCGATTCCATGAGCGCCGACAATTCTTGCTCGACTCTCTACGGCTTATTTTCCAGGAGTCCTTCGAGGTGGAGCGGGAGATGACACAGGTTCTCATGCAGGAAATGCTGGCTTTCGTGGTGGAAATAAAGGACGGGCCTTTGCGGAATGCGTCACTATATACACGCAAATGCATGAAGTCGATGGAAGACATTGAGAACTGGCTTGTCCTCCTCAACGAGCAAACCCAGAAAGCGTCCATTGTTGGTCAGTCAGCGGAATACGACATTGTGGAGGCTCTCGAATACCAACGCAGCAGCTTACACCAACAACATGAATCCCTCGGTGCTGTGCTATGCTACCTATTCAAAGGACCTTACACCAGTTCGGAGGACCTCCGCTTACTTCTAAACCACCTTCGGAAGCTCGAACGTTTCGATGGACTCCTTATTCACTACCTTCCTTGCATAATTGCGTCTTTTGTCCAGCATGGATCTCCGGAAAGCTCTAGTTCCTATAGGGATGCTAGGAGCCTGCATACAGCGATCACATCCTCCAAAGACGTTCAGCCTTGGAAGATCCCCACGTTCCACTCTGCCGTCATCGCACTATGGCTCGCTGTCTACAGTGGGTGGGATTTTGATGGGCCTGCATCTCCTCTCCAAGGTGTGGACCTGGAAAAAGATTCAGAAGAGCGCACAAAGATGTTCATGACTGccctggatgatggaggccTCGAACTCATCCTTGCCGTCTGCTATGGCGTGAATGATGAAGAATGGGCCGATCCGGCTCGTAGTGAACTGGTCACATTGTTATTGAAAGAAAGCGCATCGGCAACACTTGAGACTGATAGCTGCTCGGACTTCTTAAAGGTCCTTCTAATGGAGAATTTCGAGGCTTTTGCCGAGGCATGCATAGCGAACATGCCCGATGCGGTGCGGATGTTGAAGACGGAAGAGGATTCGCAAAGACTGGATCATCTTACTGCTTTGCGAGACGGCTTGACTTCAAGCCTCCATCATGGCCCGGTAGAGGCCCGAACACATCTTGAGTCGTTCTTGATGATCATGGCATTCGCGTTCGAGCATCGGCCAGACTCCGCACAGGAATTCTGGGCTGATCCGGATGGTAACCTTTATGGCTTTCTCCAATGGGCATCTAAACGGCAAACTGTTCCCAGGGTCAGCGCTTTCTGCGAGTTACTGTGCTCCATCTCCGTGGGCGAGGACAATGCCACTGCGGCCCATCGGTTTTTGTCTGAAGAGGACAAATTCATGTCCGCGAAATTCAAACGATCTACGTCCATGAACTGGTCACAGATGTTCGCCGAGCTTCAACTGTACGCGACGAGAGTTACTGAAAAGCCGTCTACCTCGCAGGCAATCCTGCGATCAAGGAAACTCGACCCGGCTGATATGAGCGAGCCGGAGAGTCCGGTTATGTTGACATGCTACCTGAGGCTGCTAGAGCATCTGAGTAAGCAGAGTGCTACGATACGAGACTGGCTGCTTCATCACCCTACGTTTAATGTCGTTGGTACGCTGTTGACGCTTTGCAGTGGACCCATCCCTACGCATCTGCGAGCAAACGTCTTTGCAGCACTTGCGGCCCTGATGACAGATAGAACTTCTCACAATGGGAACGAAATGTGGCTTGCTATTGACCAGTGGATTTCCGGGGGTTCTATGAGTGCTTCCAACCTAGGGAAAGTCCCGGTCGTTTCCAACCCGCTtgtgtggcatgagcaacAGGCTTTCCAAAGGATTGGCGAGAGTTTCGATCAAGCCAATGCCTTCGTTCGTCTCATTTATTCGCTCATCACCCCTGCTCTCGATTCAGTTGATTTTCACCTCTCCTTGCCGTTTCCCGAGAGCCTGGGTTCGTCCTATCGAATGCCAGGCATTGAGCCTTACATAGACTTTGTCATGGGTCAGGCTCTTTCCAGGAAAATTCCGGATCTGAACGAAAGGCAGACTCGCTTCTTGACTTACAACTGCCTGGACTTTATCGTGACATGTCTGCAATCTTTCAACGAAAGCCTGGTCTCCGTTCTCAGCCAGCCTACGATATCCACTGATAGTGTTATCAAGCAATCGACATTCGTCACCTACATTCGTCTTCATCCCTTTGCACGAGTCACGGAGTGGCTTTTCAATGAGGACGTGATCAAATCTATCTTTGCTACTGCCCATCAAGATGTTAACGAGGTTGCAAAGGCCTCATCAGATTCCGTCCTCGTCCAGTCCTTGGTCCGGAGCTTGGAAGTCATGGACATGATGATCGACCTTCAATCGACATACTTTAATATTGTGAGGCCGGCAATCAAGGCCCAGACTGGCACAAGCAGAACAAATGTGGCGAACTCTGCTCTGTCAGCTTTTGAGGATAGCATACTCAACAACCTATCCATAATCCCTGCATTGTGTCTTTACTGCAGCACGGGGCACCAGCAACTCACCGTCACGTCAATGGCGTTGCTGGAGAAGCTATCCAGCTCGAGAAAGCTGAACAAGATCACGTCTCCGGAGTTGTCTAAGTGGCGTTCACCGAACAAGATCGTCGAAGTTCTTAGTGCCGAGGTAGATCTCAACAGTGTGTCGCGTCCTCTTGTGTCTCAGATGCAACCCGAGTCACGAGAGATAGAATCTGGCCCCCAGTCGCCGGGATATATTATCAGGGAAAGCCTCCTGGCACTTCTCAACAGCTGTCTTGGCACGATCAATGACCGACCTACGATAGCTCACCTGCTTCTGGGATTCACTAGCATCGGTAACATACTTGATATTGCTCCCGACAGCCTGTTTGCTGATAAGATGTCTCTGCTCCATGCTGTCATCGGATTCTTGCAGAACTACCCTGACGAGCTGGATGGCAATATTCTCCCATGGCTGGTGCATGTCAAGCGCATGGCCTTTGGAGTATTGAAACACCTTTGGTCTTCTAAACTTTCTTCCTACTTCACACTCGCCGAGATGCGTGGCAGCCGCTTCCTTCTCAGTATGTTTGCGAGTCAGCCGATCATAGGGCCAAACACACCCTGGGATGGGTTTCTGATCGGCACGCCTGAGTTCTGGCTCTCTGAGTCAACGGCTGCTCTTGCAGAATTCCTTCTTTACAGAAGTTATTTGTTCGACTACGCTGCTACAGAAATTCGCTCGGCTACAAAGCTCGGGTCTCCGACTCTTCAAGCTGAAATAATATCGACTCTATTTGGAAACTCTGTTTCGGAGACTGGTGAGACCATTGTGAATCCTTCCATTTTCGATATGTTCGATTTCGCAGACCTGGACACTCAACATCAATTGCAACCACCGGCTCTAAATTTCCTTGATGGTCTTGAATTCGACCTCTGTGCGAGACCGGAAACGGACAGTTCTCCGATTGTTTACAACTTGGACGAGATAGTGGAACTCGTCCAGGTTAGAAAGGAAGAATTGTCATTGAGTGGGCATCTACGACCTCAGGACGAAGAGCTATTCCAGGCCGAGTCCGAGAGTTTGATATTATTCGTACGGTCCACAAATCAAGCAAGCCAGATCGCGTTCAATCGTTATTTGGCTCTACGGTCTTGGACCCAGCTCATCACCACGATGCTCACCTCTTCTGAAATCGAAGGCGGAAGGAGAGCTACCTTCATCCTGCATTCGCTCCAGTTGATCCTCCCCAAGCTAGAAATTGCTATTGAAGAAGACCTACCGGAAGGCTTAGAACTGGCACGACTGGCTGAGACCTTGGTTAGTAGGCTGGAGTCTCCGAAGCCCGGTTCTGGTATTCCCCGCAGGAGTGGCGACGTTCTTGATGAAAAGCTTCATCAATTATTCCAAGTCTGCGTCAGAGGTGTGACCTTAGCAAACGGAAATGTGAGCATCAGGGAGACCTTTTACAACACCTGCGCACACTATGTCGCTGGTATTATCTCAACAGAGCCCGTGCATCAAAGTATGAGGCTCCAGAGCCAGCAAGTGATCAAAGCTGCAGGTCATGCCCTGATTGAGGCCGTCTGCGATGATGCGTATGCTGGCCAGGAGACATGCCGTGTATCTGCCCTTTTGCTTTTGAATTTATTGGCTGCTCTGGATAGGCAAGCGGATGGACTGCTGGCCGATTCTATATCCCAATCCAACTACCTGAGCCTCTTTTTGGACTCCATCAGGTTGCTACCTATCGAATTGAGAAACGCCCAGGCCAGTG ATACGCCTTTGCTATTGTCCTACTACCAGTCGCTCTTGTCTCTCCTCCAGGAGCTTTGCCAGACCAAGAATGGTGCGACGTATGTCCTGAAAACTGGCCTGTTCCAGGCAGTACGGGACTCGCAGCTATTTGCAGCCGACCCAGATCTCGGTATCG ATATTGATAACCCAGATGCTCTTCGGAAATACTATGACCTGCTTGACTCGGTTCTCCGAGTTGTTGTCGCCGCTGTTTTCTCCCGAGGGCTGCACAACGAGCAGATGCTGGAGCAGACTCGAATCTTCCTTGCCGAGAACAGACAAAGCATGGTTGGCATTTTCAAAAGATTTGCCAAGCTTGGAGGTGCAGGTGCCGCAGATCACCACGATGCACTGCGGAAACTCACCAAGTCATACCTGGCACTTATCACGGCCACGGATTTTCTGGAG TTCGAAGATCAGGAAGTAAAAGAGCAGACGGGAATGAAGTTCTTTACGTGA